In Quercus robur chromosome 11, dhQueRobu3.1, whole genome shotgun sequence, the following proteins share a genomic window:
- the LOC126707592 gene encoding phosphatidylinositol 4-kinase alpha 2-like, producing MGETTDGGLYEIFQQDYGPVGSSSFEAARENFIISSAGYAVASLLLQAKDRHNGNLLFDNVGRLVHIDFGFILETSPGGNMRFESAHFKLSHEMTQLLDPSGTMKSETWNLFVRSSSSSPICSGFTFIADLHCHRCPMPPTHLAQSSISPPIQAPLST from the exons ATGGGTGAAACCACCGATGGTGGTTTGTATGAGATTTTTCAACAAGACTATGGGCCTGTTGGCTCTTCTAGTTTTGAAGCTGCCCGTGAGAACTTTATCATTAGCAGCGCTGGTTATGCAGTTGCCAGCCTTTTACTTCAAGCAAAGGATAGGCACAATGGGAATCTTCTTTTTGACAA TGTGGGAAGGCTTGTTCATATCGATTTTGGTTTCATATTGGAAACTTCGCCGGGTGGAAATATGCGTTTTGAAAGTGCACACTTTAAGCTGAGCCATGAGATGACGCAATTACTAGACCCATCCGGGACTATGAAGAGTGAAACTTGGAACCTATTTGTAAG ATCCTCATCTTCATCGCCGATTTGTTCTGGGTTCACCTTCATTGCCGATCTTCATTGTCATCGCTGTCCCATGCCGCCTACCCATCTTGCCCAATCCTCCATCTCACCGCCGATCCAAGCACCATTGTCGACCTAA